From Magnolia sinica isolate HGM2019 chromosome 13, MsV1, whole genome shotgun sequence, one genomic window encodes:
- the LOC131222958 gene encoding uncharacterized protein LOC131222958: MLHHSAMRNQRSKGIKVKQVLQVAVLLAVCIWLIYQVKNSYDKKDYNEAEKNKASQGYGNMNLGRKEKVGFNGGIEMESDHGNSENSERVEEKMDEDSQDNTTDHEEGESEKGEEAQQDEPRRDEEGNVSDQIRGGDETGLEKGEEEALDKGHEDLQGNATGTEEEESQKQKENQQEETQSNTEDVTNTQGNDEATVSEKADEGVTNEHEDPKENAANHEEEESRKEQETQQDESQHSKEENRNDSIEVKEGEEATVSDQDRHEENEKEQETRHEETHEEGEKEPETHPEETHTDEEVNTDRRGGDEATVLDNGAGEERRDSSRSVEETLLLQTNGMDSQTANAIGGFPEEGNQSASSMFKETEGGHQGVASSDQETASDLDKHTQSGENAVPTTEELSNSSPSNKQNEMDMRRSEDNGATSSAEETFSDSDGHTQAGENTEPRSELLSNSSLPGGHNEIEVAAERTGPEAEAVQSQEGNNVSEAVSTGETSSESGKDLVDRTTETQHEDSKLESSNSSGTSISGTPETEQENNAASESLEPKVLAQNEAES, translated from the coding sequence ATGCTTCACCATTCTGCGATGAGGAATCAAAGAAGCAAAGGGATCAAAGTTAAGCAGGTGTTGCAGGTAGCGGTGCTTTTGGCTGTGTGCATTTGGTTGATTTACCAGGTCAAGAATTCATATGACAAGAAGGATTATAATGAAGCAGAGAAAAACAAGGCTAgtcagggatatggaaacatgaaTTTGGGGCGTAAAGAGAAAGTGGGATTCAATGGTGGGATTGAGATGGAGAGCGACCATGGGAACTCCGAAAACTCCGAACGGGTTGAAGAAAAGATGGATGAAGATTCACAAGACAACACCACGGATCATGAAGAGGGAGAGAGTGAAAAGGGGGAAGAAGCGCAACAAGATGAACCACGACGAGATGAAGAAGGGAATGTCAGTGATCAAATAAGAGGTGGAGATGAAACGGGTTTGGAAAAGGGTGAGGAAGAGGCTCTTGACAAGGGTCATGAAGATTTGCAAGGCAATGCCACAGGgactgaagaggaagagagtCAAAAGCAGAAAGAAAATCAACAAGAGGAAACACAAAGTAATACGGAAGATGTCACCAATACTCAAGGTAATGATGAAGCAACAGTCTCTGAAAAGGCTGATGAAGGGGTTACAAACGAACATGAAGATCCAAAGGAAAATGCAGCGAATCATGAAGAGGAAGAGAGCAGAAAAGAGCAAGAAACTCAACAGGATGAGAGTCAACACAGCAAAGAAGAGAACAGAAATGACAGTATCGAAGTAAAAGAGGGAGAGGAAGCAACAGTTTCAGACCAGGATCGCCATGAAGAGAATGAAAAGGAGCAAGAAACTCGACATGAGGAAACACATGAAGAGGGTGAAAAGGAACCAGAAACTCACCCTGAGGAAACACACACTGATGAAGAAGTCAACACTGACCGTAGAGGGGGAGATGAAGCAACGGTTCTAGATAATGGTGCCGGGGAAGAGAGGAGGGACTCTAGTAGAAGTGTGGAGGAGACTTTGCTGTTACAGACGAATGGAATGGACAGCCAAACAGCAAATGCGATTGGTGGCTTTCCTGAAGAAGGAAATCAGTCTGCAAGTTCCATGTTTAAAGAGACAGAAGGTGGCCATCAGGGAGTAGCAAGTTCCGACCAAGAGACTGCATCAGATTTGGATAAACACACCCAATCCGGTGAAAATGCAGTGCCAACAACTGAGGAACTTTCCAATTCATCTCCTTCCAACAAGCAAAATGAAATGGATATGCGAAGGAGCGAAGATAATGGAGCAACTAGTTCAGCTGAGGAGACTTTTTCGGATTCAGATGGCCACACCCAAGCTGGTGAAAATACAGAACCAAGATCTGAGTTACTCTCCAATTCATCCCTGCCTGGCGGCCATAATGAAATAGAGGTGGCAGCTGAAAGGACTGGTCCTGAAGCTGAGGCTGTTCAATCTCAAGAAGGAAATAATGTTTCTGAGGCAGTAAGCACTGGAGAAACAAGTTCCGAGTCTGGTAAGGACTTGGTGGACAGAACTACAGAAACGCAGCACGAAGATAGTAAGTTGGAGTCTTCCAATAGTAGTGGAACGAGCATCAGTGGGACACCAGAAACTGAGCAAGAAAATAATGCAGCGTCCGAGTCTTTGGAACCAAAGGTGCTGGCACAAAATGAAGCCGAAAGTTGA
- the LOC131222959 gene encoding uncharacterized protein LOC131222959 gives MAMEAVPVEELTSGASGRIIPVFRDLRHSVLSRRSLRRIVLFIHSFFLWFLLLLPRNRHQSQSPSKATALKRRSVFRKAEEEDVSRRRALAEGLEMVPETDDGSPCRWNTSLFFGTKSNALFSRSWFPCSGEMKGIMIIIHGLNEHSGRYAHFAKQLTSCNFGVYAMDWIGHGGSDGLHGYVPSLDHVVADTGTFLEKIRLENPGIPCFLFGHSTGGAVVLKAASHPHIESMLEGIVLTSPALRVKPAHPIVGAVAPIFSLVVPKFQFKGANKRGIPVSRDPAALVAKYSDPLVYTGPIRVRTGHEILRISSHLMQNMKSVTVPFFVLHGTADKVTDPLASQDLYNEAASNFKDIKLYEGFFHDLLFEPEREEIAGDIIGWMEKRLQLRSW, from the exons ATGGCCATGGAAGCCGTGCCCGTGGAAGAGCTCACCTCAGGAGCGAGCGGCCGTATAATTCCCGTGTTTCGTGATCTACGGCATTCAGTGCTTTCGCGGCGCTCTCTCCGTCGTATCGTCCTCTTCATCCACTCCTTCTTCCTGTGGTTCCTCCTCCTCTTGCCGCGGAACCGCCACCAGTCTCAGTCTCCCTCGAAAGCCACCGCCTTGAAACGGCGATCGGTTTTCAGGAAGGCGGAGGAAGAGGACGTGTCGAGGCGTCGGGCCCTGGCAGAGGGCCTGGAGATGGTCCCGGAGACGGACGACGGGAGTCCCTGCAGGTGGAATACGTCGTTGTTCTTTGGAACGAAGAGTAACGCGCTTTTCTCACGGTCATGGTTCCCGTGCTCCGGCGAGATGAA ggGAATAATGATTATTATACATGGGCTCAATGAGCACAG TGGAAGATATGCTCATTTTGCTAAGCAACTAACTTCATGCAACTTTGGAGTATATGCAATGGATTGGATTG GCCATGGTGGAAGCGATGGATTGCACGGATATGTGCCGTCACTTGATCATGTTGTTGCAGACACA GGAACATTTTTGGAGAAAATTAGATTGGAAAATCCTGGTATACCATGCTTCCTTTTTGGTCACTCAACGGGTGGGGCTGTGGTTTTGAAg GCAGCCTCGCATCCTCATATTGAGAGCATGCTTGAAGGAATTGTCTTGACTTCACCAGCATTGCGTGTGAAGCCAGCTCATCCGATAGTAGGG GCTGTGGCTCCTATATTTTCTCTTGTTGTTCCCAAGTTCCAATTTAAGGGTGCTAACAAAAGGGGTATCCCTGTGTCGAGGGACCCAGCGGCTCTTGTGGCCAAGTATTCAGACCCGTTGGTCTACACTGGCCCCATAAGGGTCCGGACGGGCCATGAGATCCTTCGCATCTCCTCTCACCTAATGCAGAACATGAAATCCGTCACCGTCCCATTCTTCGTTCTCCATGGAACAGCCGACAAGGTTACTGATCCTTTAGCTTCCCAGGACTTGTACAACGAGGCTGCTTCCAATTTCAAAGACATTAAGCTGTATGAAGGCTTCTTCCATGACCTTCTCTTCGAGCCGGAACGTGAAGAGATTGCCGGGGACATCATCGGCTGGATGGAAAAGAGACTTCAGCTTCGGAGCTGGTAA